The Sorex araneus isolate mSorAra2 chromosome X, mSorAra2.pri, whole genome shotgun sequence DNA segment CGGGGCCCCGGGCTGAGcggggtgggggtcagagagatgggggACCCCCAGTGACATCCTAAGGCGGAGGGGGACCCGGAgaatggggcagggtggggggtcagagagatgcgAGAACCCCAGTGAATCCTGAGGCGGAGGGGGACCCAGAgaatggggcggggtgggggtcagagagatgggagACCCCAGTGACATCCTGAGACAGAGGGGGACCCGGAgaatggggcagggggcaggctctGGCGTGTGCCCTCGGTGCCCCCTCACCCATACATGGAGTCAGTGTCTGCGGGACTGTGTGCGCTGTGTatattgtgtctctgtgtacatgatGTGTAATCTGCTTACGGTGTGTGGTGTTGCTATATGTTCTGtgtactgtgtgctgtgtgtgttgtgtgtactTTGTgcactgtgtgctgtgtgtgctgtgtgtgagcTGGGTATACTgggtgtgctctgtgtgtgttgtgtgtgctgtgtgtgtgtactgtaTGTGCTGTGTATACTGGGTGTGTGCTCGGTGTGCTGTGTGTTGTGTGAActgagtgtgttgtgtgttgtaTGTATTGGTGTGCtgtgtgtatgctgtgtgtgtgctgtgtgaactatgtgctgtgtgtgtgctgtgtgtatgctgtgtgttgtctgtgtactgtgtgttgtgtgtgataTTGTATGCTATATAtgctgtgtgagctgtgtgtatactgtgtgtgctgtgtgtgtgttgtgtgctatTTGTACTGGGTGTGCCTTGTGCTGTGTGTATGGTGTGCATGGTGTGTGCTGTGCATACAGTGTGGactgtgtgtatggtgtgtgctgtgtggactgtacatgtgctgtgtgtgtgatgTGCATGGTCTGTGCTCTGAGGACTCTGTGTgctatgtgtgctgtgtgtgttctgtgtgtatgGCGTGTGCTCtatgtgtgctctgtgtgttctGTGCATATAGTGTGTGCTCTGtggcctgtgtgtgtgctgtgtggacAGTGTCCATAGTGTGTTCTGTGCATATGGCGTGTGCTCTGAGGCTTGTGTATATCGTGTCcagagtgtgtgctgtgtgcggAGTCAcagctgtggagctgggccctGCCCCCTGGCCTGGCGGCTGCGGACTCCAGTCTGGCTTGGGTGTAGGCTGGGCATCTGGGGGTCTGGAGGGCAGAGGGGAccagggtgtggggggcaggctCAGGACTGGGACTTACTCCCGCTGCTCAGAGCCCCTCCCCGACTCTGCTCCCGCCTGAGGTGGCCCTGGACCGTGGTCCTGGGGGCCCCGAGgctgcagagggagagaggcgggTCCCCGGCTTTCCAGCTTGTGTCTCCCACCCTGGCTCCCCTTGGCAGTTGTTTCCCAGTCTACTGTTGGTGTgggttgtctgtctgtctgtctgtctgctgtgGTAAATGCCCCAGAAGCACAAGAGCTGGACCCCCTCCTGGCCGCAGTTTCCGCTCTTTGGGGGGTGCTTCTTGGCACCACCCTGTCTGCAGCAGCTGCGCATTTGCCTCGCAAGCCCAGCGCCCACGGGGCCCGGCCTGCACCCCTGTTGGGGCTCGGTCACTTCTCTCAACACAGACCCCCTCGGCGTCTGACCTTCGCTCGGTCACTGTGTGGGACCTTTGACCTCCAGCTGCTCCTGTGACCCTGAGGCTTCCTCTAAACCCACAGCACCTGCGTCCTGTAtccatccccacacccctccccacgcAAGGCAACTCTGTGTCCCCTCACGTTGCACCACCCTTAGTTTTGCcgccatcttcttcttcttcttcttcttcttcttcttcttcttcttcttcttcttcttcttcttcttcttcttcttcttcttcttcttcttcttcttcttcttcttcttcttcttcttcttcttcttcttcttcttcttcttcttcttcttcttcttcttcttcttcttcttcttcttcttcttcttcttcttccttcttcttcttcttccttcttcttcttcttcttccttctttcttcttcttccttcttctttcttcttcttattttttccttcttcttatcttcttctcttctttcttcttccttcttcttcttcttccttcttccttctttttcttcttctttttcttctcctttttcttcttctcctcttcttctttcttcttccttcttctttcttcttccttctttttcttcttcttctcctcttctttcttcctcctcctcctcctcctcctcctcctccttcttcttcttcttcttcttctccttctcctcttcctcttcctcctcctcttcctcttcctccatcttcttcctcctccttcctttgctttttggggtcacacccagtgatgctcagggctgacttctgcctctgcactcaggaatcacttctggcagtgcttgggggaccctatgggatgccggggatcaaacccgggttggctgcatgcaagaacgtcctccccgctgccccattgctctggccccttgcttCATCTTTTGCCACTGAGCTAAGAAGACATGATGAGAGATCACAGagcggggaggacacttgcctggcacacaactgacccgggttctccaagtcccaccaggagtgatcctggagcacagaaccaggagtaaaccctgagcactgccaggtgtgttcacCCCCTGCCCCGCAACCCAGAGTGAAACAGGGTCCATCTGCCCCTAGCTAGGTGCTGTTCTGCTTGGTCAGCGGTCATCTCTCCTgtccccccttctctcctcctctgcctgaccccgccccctccccccacatgctTCCAGTGGGATCAACCACCCCTTCCCCAGTTTGTCCCTTActgtccccttctctcttccaggcCCCCTCCGGAGCTGGCCATGGATGCCTGAGGACCCCCCTGTTGGTGGctgccgcccccccgccccacgaACCCCCTCCGGTCCCTCCCACGAGCGTCTCTCAGGGTCCTCAAGGGTGGGCCCAGGTGGGGCCCCGGGCTGCCATGATGCTCAGCTCAGACGCCCCTGAGCTGGAGCCCTCGCCCCCCGCAGAGACCGAGTCCAGCTTCAGTGaccgcggggtggggggcgtggcgCGGGGCCTGGAGGCCGGGGAGCCCGGGGGCCGCCGAGACCCGGTGCAGCTGAGCCGGGAGGAGCGGCGACGGCGGCGCAGGGCCACGGCCAAGTACCGCACGGCCCACGCCACGCGGGAGCGCATCCGCGTGGAGGCCTTCAACCTGGCCTTCGCCGAGCTGCGCAAGCTGCTGCCCACGCTGCCCCCGGACAAGAAGCTGTCCAAGATCGAGATCCTGCGCCTGGCCATCTGCTACATCTCCTACCTGAACCATGTGCTGGACGTCTGAGCCGGCCGCGGGGCCACCTCCCGCACCCTGGCCCCCAGACACGGGCGGGCGTGTCCCCCGGCAGTCAGCGCCGgagctgcccagggctgggcacGGTGgcgcccctcctctcctctcccctgccgtCTCTGGGGGGGGGCGCTGGCTCACGGACACGGGAGGGGGGTGCTAAGGAGGGTCcctgcgtgagtgtgtgtgtggagggtccCGATGAGGCCATGGGACAGGTGAGGCGTGGGGCTGTACCTGTTTCCGTGCCGTCCGGAGATGGGGCACGCCCTGAGCTGAGTGCCTctgtcctccctccacccctgcccgccctcccacACCCACGCCCCCAGTTCCCATCACCCCGTGTGTCTCGAGGAGAGCCCGGACGCTAGGGTGGGCGTCATGCCCCCAGACCCAACCCAGGAACTCAGCAGGGCCATGGGGGGTGCAGGCTTCGGAATCATGGGCCTGCTGCttaccccgcccctcccccaggaaaaTGTGCGACCCCCTCCTAGATCGGTGGCTCGttgatcccccccccccgccacctcgTCCCCAGCCTCCGGGCCCAGCCTGTCTCCGGCCGCCGCCCCTACCCCCATTCCTAGCCCTGCAAGGGCGGGGgtctgtgtgtttatttattcatcCCGTATTTATTCACGCTATTTATTTGAGAATCACTATTTATTGCCGAGCTGTGTGCACTTTGGGTCCTGCCCAGACCACTGACTCCCCCTGCGGGCTGTGGGGCTCCCATAGCCACGGCCCCCCCGCCTGGCGCCGCACCctagacgtgtgtgtgtgtgtgtgtgtgtgtgtgtgtgtgtgtgtcccgccCCCTGCCGGGCCCCATGTCCGTCCTCAGCTCCCAAACAATCCCACCCTGGCAccctcctgcttctctccctcccctcatgGCGCCCCCCAAAGCCAGGCCCTTGGGGAGGGGGTCTCGCTGACTGAGCTCGACACACCTCTGACTTGTCACCCGAGGGGCAGAGGTGGTCTATGGCAGTCCGGGCTGAGGCTAGTGGGGCCGTGGGCTCTGTGATGGGACGAGAGGGCAGAGACAGGGGCTCGGCCCCCCGCCGCTGCTGCCCCGGCTGAGAACAAGCCGAAGGTGCCAGCCTGGGGCCCCCCCAAGCCTGGGGCCCCCCTCTCCTGCTCAGAGCCAGAACAGAACCCCTGCGTCTGTCTCAGTTCTCAGCCCCTGAACCTGGGTTCTTGGGAGAGCACGCGGGCAGCAGAAGGGGAGGAATAAAGTTTGGTGCCGAGGGGCCTCCGGGCACCCAGGGGTGCCCCCCAAGCAATGACTCACGCTCTCACGACTCTGGTCTTTTCTGGGCTTCCCGGGATGGGGGCCACCGCCACACCCGGCCCCTGGCTGCCTCCAAAGGAGGGAGCTGGGCTGAAATGAAGGGGGGTCTCTGCCTGGGGGtgtggaccccctgagcacacacCCACCTGAGTGGGTCTGGGGGGGCcttcagggcagggaggaggggaggaagcagcTGCTCTTGGCAGCAGGGCTGAGcccagggaggggcctggccCAGAGACCCCCGAACGCGGCTGCAGCCCCCCAGGCCCTCTGGGCCGCCCCCGCAGGTCAGGGCCCTGGATGGAGGGGGGGCTCCCTGCCTCTCCAGCAGGAATCGGAGCAGATGTGACAGGGCCGGGGGGcgttggggagggggcaggcagctgGGTGCGGGGGTCCGTCCCCTCAGAAGGCAGAGGTGACCGACAGGCCCTCTATCCAGGGTCcccccggggcctgggggaggggacaggcagcTGGTCTGCTGCCAGCTCCAAATTTCTTCAGATAATCGATTGGCCTCACTGCACGGCAGCAGAGGACAgagcgggaggggcagggggagggcatcgggggtgggggcgactcaggcccctctccccccacccctccctgcaagccagcaggggcgggggcggggccgactgggggggggcctgggctgggctctcaaagcctccagccccctccagctccCGCTTCCCTGCCCCCAGACCAAGGCCAGGCTCCCCGTACCCTGGCCCCCAAGGGCCAGGTCCCGACGCCCTCTCCTCGCCCGCAGCTGCCCTGACCGCCCTGGaacccaggagggagggaggttgagGGACCGCGGGAGAGCCAGGTGGAGGGGACAGAGTGGACGGAGGGAACACAGACACAGGAAACGTGGCTGGAGGCAGCGTGAGCGGAGGGAAGTGGACGGAAGGAACGAGAGTGAATGCAGGCGGCTTGGACCGAGGGCCGGTGAAGGGCTTCCTGCTCTGGACTGGGCCGGCCAGCCGCAGGTCACGGCTGCGTGAATGCTGCCCTCTG contains these protein-coding regions:
- the NHLH1 gene encoding helix-loop-helix protein 1; this encodes MMLSSDAPELEPSPPAETESSFSDRGVGGVARGLEAGEPGGRRDPVQLSREERRRRRRATAKYRTAHATRERIRVEAFNLAFAELRKLLPTLPPDKKLSKIEILRLAICYISYLNHVLDV